The Legionella cincinnatiensis genome includes a region encoding these proteins:
- a CDS encoding P44/Msp2 family outer membrane protein, with the protein MKQIIKFGFILSFLSTSAFSVEPVQGFYFGLLGQISHAPNTDLTFTINNVPYSGEVTLGPVGGGVGTSIGYKIQNFRLEAEFLYNINNYGEFQVGSCTLISPNVVGRYEGCPTYVQETGLGFNGNTMGFYGLFNAFYDFMSSNPDINFVPYLGLGVGAALIRNQGNIESTEYSGIDPAIQFTSNNSQGGFALQGIVGFNYYLDDFTTMGLDFRYVSAIMSNNNNNNSSNSQFGISTINLVFNFALEKGDS; encoded by the coding sequence ATGAAACAGATAATTAAATTTGGATTTATTTTGAGCTTTCTAAGTACTAGTGCTTTTAGTGTAGAACCCGTGCAAGGGTTTTACTTTGGTTTATTAGGTCAAATTAGCCATGCACCTAACACAGACCTTACTTTTACTATTAACAACGTGCCTTATAGTGGGGAAGTAACCTTAGGACCAGTTGGTGGAGGTGTTGGTACCTCTATTGGTTATAAAATACAAAACTTCAGACTTGAAGCAGAGTTTCTCTATAATATAAACAATTATGGGGAGTTTCAAGTAGGTAGTTGTACGCTCATTAGCCCTAATGTCGTTGGCCGCTATGAAGGATGCCCTACATACGTTCAAGAGACTGGACTAGGCTTCAATGGCAACACTATGGGTTTTTATGGGCTATTCAATGCATTTTATGATTTTATGTCCTCTAATCCTGATATTAATTTTGTTCCTTATTTAGGATTAGGCGTGGGAGCCGCACTCATCAGAAATCAAGGCAATATCGAATCCACTGAGTATTCTGGAATTGATCCTGCAATCCAATTCACCTCCAATAACTCACAAGGTGGTTTCGCCCTACAAGGAATAGTAGGCTTTAATTATTACCTTGATGACTTTACAACCATGGGCCTAGATTTTCGCTACGTTTCGGCAATCATGAGCAATAATAATAACAATAACAGCAGCAACTCACAGTTTGGGATAAGTACCATAAA
- a CDS encoding protein kinase domain-containing protein, whose product MPRYKTKTRKRSEDFEDDSGYDSGYESDGGTEYSPVKPLGAGEYAQARLFKSISNKAVTVLNPVKTPGDFGEAKIKQRFFQTLYPNKKSHLFSIGTDYRLVVPYIQYTPYNKLIIDTREFHKILFHSAIKALKDCHDKGMIVLDLKTDNIYYDSSTQKSYLIDGGLSVPTGTTIDPFAFQKSSQEIVEEYKKEYWHIPPECWSVKPTAVVATAKMDIYCLGILMYDLLENPSSEIQLLIDSCLEKDPEKRPTLAELITSLESIKDNEKEIALR is encoded by the coding sequence ATGCCGCGTTACAAAACCAAAACTAGAAAACGTTCAGAAGATTTTGAGGATGACTCCGGGTACGACTCTGGATACGAATCTGATGGAGGAACAGAGTATTCACCTGTAAAACCTCTTGGAGCAGGTGAATATGCACAGGCTAGACTGTTTAAATCTATTTCTAATAAAGCGGTTACCGTATTAAATCCGGTCAAGACACCTGGAGATTTCGGAGAAGCTAAGATTAAACAAAGATTTTTCCAAACGCTTTATCCTAATAAGAAGTCTCATTTATTTAGCATAGGAACAGATTACAGGCTTGTTGTACCCTATATTCAATATACTCCATATAACAAGCTTATAATTGATACTCGAGAATTTCACAAGATCCTTTTTCACTCGGCTATCAAAGCATTAAAAGATTGTCATGATAAAGGGATGATCGTGCTTGATCTGAAAACAGATAATATTTATTACGATTCCAGTACGCAAAAAAGCTATTTAATTGATGGTGGTCTTTCTGTTCCTACAGGAACCACTATTGATCCTTTTGCGTTTCAGAAGTCAAGTCAAGAGATCGTAGAGGAATACAAGAAGGAATATTGGCACATCCCACCGGAATGTTGGTCAGTAAAGCCTACCGCCGTAGTAGCTACTGCAAAAATGGATATATACTGTCTTGGGATACTGATGTATGATTTATTAGAAAATCCCTCTTCCGAGATACAATTATTGATAGATAGTTGCTTAGAGAAAGATCCAGAGAAACGGCCAACATTAGCGGAATTAATAACTTCTTTAGAATCCATCAAAGATAACGAAAAAGAGATTGCTCTGAGGTGA
- a CDS encoding arylamine N-acetyltransferase, whose amino-acid sequence MTINLQHYLLKIKTVYHPLEHLTTEEKIDYLKEIYFSHVKTFPYSNFKLREIAKQHPLNRSSLSFFSYQTLLSSKHDGYCFQSSELLYDALSQLGYEVSLCAARVLLGAAINAPEILALPPTHFIVTVTIDNKKFLLDPGLGSSAPRFPILITGINEPIVQNEDVFKFYPAGNVSVLEKKTSQGWLRLMQTDFTPLNEKNAQMNLLKLGFHPTPLAIRDTKTVVGIITEHGRKSLIWDAQSKQLKFSKQEGKEQIQKILSNFEEGSHLLAEEFGIHHISAAKLKIHCTETVLPKPIKPWTVNFPLDERELSEMQTNLKLS is encoded by the coding sequence ATGACAATAAATTTACAACATTATCTTTTAAAAATAAAAACTGTTTACCATCCTCTAGAACACTTAACAACAGAAGAAAAAATTGATTATCTAAAAGAGATTTATTTTTCTCACGTCAAAACATTCCCTTATTCAAATTTTAAGTTGCGTGAAATAGCGAAACAACATCCGCTTAATAGAAGCTCTTTATCTTTTTTTAGCTATCAAACATTATTATCTTCTAAACATGATGGCTACTGTTTTCAATCCTCCGAATTACTTTATGATGCATTATCTCAATTAGGTTATGAAGTTTCGTTATGTGCAGCGCGAGTTCTTTTAGGTGCAGCAATTAATGCACCAGAAATACTCGCTTTACCGCCCACACATTTTATAGTAACAGTCACAATAGATAACAAAAAATTCTTACTTGATCCGGGTTTGGGTTCATCAGCTCCTCGGTTTCCAATATTGATCACGGGCATCAATGAGCCTATTGTACAAAATGAAGATGTATTCAAATTTTATCCCGCAGGGAATGTTTCTGTTCTTGAGAAAAAAACAAGCCAAGGCTGGCTTCGTTTGATGCAAACAGATTTTACTCCATTAAATGAAAAAAATGCGCAAATGAATTTACTAAAACTGGGATTTCACCCAACACCTCTTGCGATTCGCGATACTAAAACTGTGGTCGGAATAATTACTGAACATGGCCGCAAGTCCTTAATTTGGGATGCTCAATCGAAACAATTGAAATTTTCAAAACAAGAAGGAAAAGAACAGATACAAAAAATACTCAGCAATTTTGAAGAAGGAAGTCACTTATTAGCTGAGGAATTTGGCATTCATCATATTTCAGCTGCTAAATTAAAAATTCACTGTACTGAAACAGTGCTACCTAAACCTATAAAACCTTGGACTGTAAATTTTCCTCTTGATGAACGTGAATTATCAGAAATGCAAACAAATCTCAAATTGAGCTAA
- the arsC gene encoding arsenate reductase (glutaredoxin) (This arsenate reductase requires both glutathione and glutaredoxin to convert arsenate to arsenite, after which the efflux transporter formed by ArsA and ArsB can extrude the arsenite from the cell, providing resistance.), with translation MQKVTIYHNPRCSKSRQTLELLQNKGITPIIIEYLKTPLDMHQLKVLRTHFALKDFVRVNEPIFKELGLSLDNEDHVLQAMLKEPILMQRPIITFKDKAVIGRPPEKVLELLD, from the coding sequence ATGCAAAAAGTTACCATTTATCATAATCCTCGTTGCTCTAAATCAAGACAAACATTGGAATTACTTCAAAATAAAGGAATTACCCCCATCATTATTGAATATCTTAAAACGCCATTAGACATGCATCAATTGAAAGTATTACGCACTCACTTCGCTCTTAAAGACTTTGTTCGCGTCAATGAACCCATTTTTAAAGAATTGGGACTCTCCTTGGATAATGAAGATCACGTGCTACAAGCAATGTTGAAGGAACCTATTTTAATGCAACGACCCATTATCACCTTTAAGGACAAGGCAGTAATAGGCCGTCCTCCTGAAAAAGTTTTAGAGTTACTTGATTAA